A single window of Dendropsophus ebraccatus isolate aDenEbr1 chromosome 5, aDenEbr1.pat, whole genome shotgun sequence DNA harbors:
- the KBTBD3 gene encoding kelch repeat and BTB domain-containing protein 3, with protein MQLCAEALPALRLPAVCLPASPHPHSLLTSPGLGMDLYGRTACNGFLSGEKKSVSLVSESHGQKILTVLQSFREQDIFFDFNIIVKDESIPCHRCVLAASSDFFRAMFEVNMKERDGGSVTISNLSSKAVKEFLDYAYTGKAQITEENVDMLFQMSSFLQVPQLAKACSDFLVKTIDISNCLQLLSLSDSYGSTRLFECALHFALRHFPLLTQSMDFLELNVGVLEKCLEADDLNVPEEESVLMAALAWTKHCLEKRERFFPQLISKVRLHQLSQSALQNVLDSEEQLLESTDCLWKVSDALQCIEQSGGLYPDARISTTEKYIFVHKTAEDGGTQYTFCYNIKTDKWLELPLIHIIDLPGSSLSSFGEKIFLTGGCTGSCCRAVRLHIAEPYHEATDQTWCYCPLSNNSFPVPAMKKPRTMHTSVMALNQLFVIGGKTKGAQDIRSLLDVEAYNPLTKEWKSVGPLPRGIYYPEASACKSFIYVLGSEVEITDAFNPSLDCFFKYNADTDQWCELVAEFGQFFHATLIKAVPVNSTLYICDLSTYKVYSFCPETCVWKGEGSFECAGFNAGAVGIEDKIYILGGDYAPDEITDEVQVYHSNRSEWEEVSPMPRALTEFYCEVIQFNKCRDPWGVSHL; from the exons CTTGCTCACATCTCCAGGTCTCGGTATGGATTTGTATGGGAGAACAGCCTGCAATGGATTCTTATCTGGGGAAAAGAAATCTGTCTCGCTGGTGTCTGAAAGTCATGGACAGAAAATATTAACTGTGCTGCAGAGCTTCAGAGAGCAGGACATATTCTTCGACTTCAACATAATTGTGAAAGATGAATCCATTCCATGTCACCGCTGTGTGCTGGCAGCTAGCAGTGACTTCTTCAG GGCTATGTTTGAAGTGAATATGAAGGAAAGAGATGGAGGCAGTGTCACCATCAGCAATCTGTCTTCAAAAGCCGTAAAAGAATTCCTGGATTACGCCTACACAGGGAAAGCGCAGATTACAGAAGAAAACGTGGATATGCTGTTTCAGATGTCCTCCTTTCTCCAGGTGCCTCAACTTGCAAAGGCGTGTAGTGATTTTTTAGTTAAGACCATTGACATAAGCAATTGTTTACAGCTGTTGTCGCTATCTGATAGCTACGGGTCCACGCGGCTGTTCGAATGTGCCTTACACTTTGCTCTACGCCATTTCCCATTGCTAACACAATCTATGGACTTCTTGGAGTTAAATGTTGGAGTGTTAGAAAAATGTCTGGAGGCCGATGACTTGAATGTCCCAGAAGAAGAGTCTGTACTCATGGCCGCCCTAGCTTGGACTAAGCATTGTTTGGAAAAGAGAGAGAGGTTCTTCCCGCAGTTAATAAGTAAAGTTCGACTACATCAGTTATCGCAATCTGCTCTTCAGAATGTACTTGACTCCGAGGAGCAATTGTTAGAAAGCACAGACTGCCTGTGGAAGGTCAGTGACGCCCTACAATGCATCGAACAATCTGGAGGGTTATACCCAGACGCCCGGATTTCTACTACCGAAAAATACATCTTTGTCCATAAAACTGCAGAAGATGGAGGAACGCAGTATACATTTTGTTATAATATCAAAACTGATAAATGGTTGGAGCTTCCACTCATACATATCATTGACCTTCCAGGTTCTAGCTTGTCTAGTTTCGGAGAGAAGATCTTCCTCACGGGAGGGTGTACAGGGAGTTGTTGTCGCGCAGTGAGGCTCCATATTGCTGAACCTTACCATGAAGCCACTGACCAAACCTGGTGCTACTGTCCTCTAAGCAATAACTCTTTTCCAGTACCAGCCATGAAAAAACCAAGAACCATGCATACGTCAGTCATGGCCCTCAACCAGTTGTTTGTGATTGGTGGAAAAACCAAAGGAGCACAGGACATACGGAGTCTTCTGGATGTCGAAGCTTATAATCCTTTAACCAAGGAGTGGAAGTCAGTAGGTCCATTGCCAAGAGGGATATACTACCCCGAGGCAAGTGCATGCAAGTCCTTCATTTACGTACTGGGATCCGAAGTAGAGATTACTGATGCTTTTAACCCTTCCCTTGACTGTTTTTTTAAGTACAACGCAGACACTGATCAGTGGTGTGAACTTGTAGCAGAATTTGGCCAATTTTTTCACGCCACTTTAATCAAAGCCGTGCCGGTAAACAGCACTTTGTACATCTGTGACCTGTCCACATACAAAGTTTACAGCTTCTGCCCCGAGACTTGTGTGTGGAAGGGAGAAGGGTCTTTCGAGTGTGCCGGTTTTAATGCCGGGGCGGTAGGTATTGAGGATAAAATTTATATCTTGGGTGGAGATTATGCCCCAGATGAAATCACCGATGAAGTTCAAGTCTACCATAGCAACCGGTCAGAGTGGGAGGAGGTCTCCCCGATGCCCCGGGCTTTGACAGAATTTTATTGTGAAGTCATCCAGTTCAATAAGTGCAGGGATCCTTGGGGCGTAAGCCATTTGTGA